Proteins from a single region of Corvus moneduloides isolate bCorMon1 chromosome 19, bCorMon1.pri, whole genome shotgun sequence:
- the KCNJ2 gene encoding LOW QUALITY PROTEIN: inward rectifier potassium channel 2 (The sequence of the model RefSeq protein was modified relative to this genomic sequence to represent the inferred CDS: inserted 2 bases in 2 codons; deleted 3 bases in 2 codons; substituted 1 base at 1 genomic stop codon) — protein MGSVRTNRYSIVSSEEDGMKLSTMAVANGFGNGKGKVHTRQQCRSRFVKKDGHCNVQFINVGEKGQRXPGRYLHPCVDIRWRWMLVIFCLTFILSWLFFGCVFWLIALLHGDLENQENSKPCVSQVSSFTAAFLFSIETQTTIGYGFRCVTDECPIAVFMVVFQSIVGCIIDAFIIGAVMAKMAKPKKRNETLVFSHNAVVAMRDGKLCLMWRVGNLRKSHLVEAHVRAQLLKSRITSEGEYIPLDQIDINVGFDSGIDRIFLVSPITIVHEIDEDSPLYDLSKQDMDNADFEIVVILEGMVEATAMTTQCRSSYLANEILWGHRYEPVLFEEKNYYKVDYSRXHKTYEVPNTPICSARDLAEKXYILSNANSFCYENEVALSSKERTRSTTGVPESMSTDTHPDMEHHNQAGVPLEPRPLRRESEI, from the exons ATGGGCAGCGTGCGAACCAACCGCTACAGCATCGTGTCCTCGGAGGAGGACGGCATGAAGCTGTCCACCATGGCTGTGGCCAACGGCTTCGGCAACGGCAAGGGCAAGGTCCACACCCGGCAGCAGTGCCGGAGCCGCTTCGTCAAGAAGGATGGACACTGCAACGTCCAGTTCATCAACGTGGGCGAGAAGGGACAGCGCTAACCTGGCCGATATCTTCACCCGTGCGTGGACATCCGCTGGAGGTGGATGCTCGTGATCTTCTGCCTGACTTTCATCctctcctggcttttttttggcTGTGTGTTTTGGTTGATTGCGCTGTTGCATGGGGATCTGGAGAACCAAGAGAACAGCAAACCTTGCGTGTCTCAGGTGAGCAGCTTCACCGCAGCCTTCCTGTTCTCCATCGAGACCCAGACCACGATCGGCTACGGCTTCAGGTGTGTCACCGACGAGTGTCCCATCGCCGTGTTCATGGTGGTTTTCCAGTCCATCGTGGGCTGCATCATTGATGCCTTCATCATTGGTGCCGTCATGGCAAAGATGGCTAAGCCAAAAAAGAGGAACGAAACTCTGGTCTTCAGCCACAATGCCGTGGTGGCCATGAGGGACGGGAAGCTGTGCCTGATGTGGCGCGTGGGCAACCTGAGGAAAAGCCACTTGGTGGAGGCGCACGTGCGGGCACAGCTCCTGAAATCCAGGATCACGTCGGAAGGGGAGTACATCCCCCTGGATCAAATAGACATCAACGTGGGGTTT GACAGCGGCATCGACCGCATCTTCCTGGTCTCCCCCATTACAATAGTGCATGAGATAGACGAGGACAGTCCTTTGTATGACCTGAGCAAACAGGACATGGACAATGCTGACTTTGAGATTGTGGTCATCTTGGAGGGCATGGTGGAGGCCACCGCCATGACCACCCAGTGCCGCAGCTCATATCTGGCAAATGAGATCCTCTGGGGCCACCGCTACGAGCCCGTGCTCTTCGAAGAGAAAAACTACTACAAGGTGGACTACTCGA TTCACAAAACGTACGAAGTGCCCAACACACCCATCTGCAGTGCCAGGGACTTAGCGGAGA AATACATCCTCTCCAACGCCAACTCCTTTTGCTACGAGAACGAGGTGGCCCTCAGCAGCAAAGAG AGGACGAGATCGACTACGGGGGTGCCTGAGAGCATGAGCACAGACACCCACCCGGACATGGAGCACCACAACCAGGCGGGGGTGCCCCTGGAGCCGCGGCCGCTGCGGCGGGAGTCGGAGATATGA